A region of the Campylobacter cuniculorum DSM 23162 = LMG 24588 genome:
CGCTTAAAACTCGATCAATGGGTTGATCAAAATGGGCAAAATCGTAGTAAGCATAGCGTTCAAGTTGAAAATATGGAAATGTTAGGTTCTAATCCCAATTCACAAGAAAATTCTGCTTATGCTCAAACTCATCAGCAAAGCTTTGAACCCTATAAAAATCAAAATTCTAAAGCAAAAACGCAAACCCAGCAAAAAAATCAAAATGAAGAAAAAATCAAAGAAATTGATGTTGATGCCTATGATGGCGACGACAGCGATTTACCATTTTAATTTTAAAGGATAAATTATGGCAGAAAAAAGAAAATACTCACGCAAATATTGCAAATATACAGAGGCAAAAGTTGAATTTATAGATTATAAAGATGTAGCAATGCTTAAACACGCTCTTTCAGAGAGATTTAAGATTATGCCACGTCGTTTGACAGGAACGAGTAAAAAATATCAAGAAATGGTTGAAGTTGCGATTAAAAGGGCAAGACATGTGGCATTGATTCCTTATATTGTTGATAGGAAAAATGTAGTGAATAATCCTTTTGAAGGGCTTTAAACTTTACTTGTTTGTGGTAAAATTTCAAAACCTTAAAAATGAATGCTTAGCTTAAGTCTTTAATTTTTAGGGTTTATAAAAATTTTCTTTAGGATATATGAAGCTTTTTTGATTGATAAAAATTTCTTCATTGACTCCTTTATTAGAATTAAGAGCCACGCTAATATTTGCAATGATAACCCCATCTTTTGAAAGATTTGCATCCTTGTTAAGCTCTGTGAATTTAAAATTCTCACAAGTTGCAATAGCATAAAAATAATCAATTCTTATTGTATCGTTTGATTTAGGATAATGAAAGCTCACAGAATTAAGACATTCTTTATTTTCTTTTTTGGCTCTATACAGAAAATATTTAGCAAGTTCTTTAGAATCATGGGCTAGAATCTTAGCTTGTAAATACAAATGCGTGTCTTTGAGCAAACGCGGGGCATAGCTTGATAAATTCAAATTAAAACCGAGATAAAATCCAAGCAAAAGGATCAAAAAAACGACATTCAATAAAATATAGGCTTTCTTCACAGATAAAGCCTTTTTTGTAAGCATTGATTGAAAGTTCCTTTTTGCATACAAATTTTCAAAATTAAATTTCCAGCCCTATTTTGAAATTCAAAAACACTTACATTTTGAGCTAAAATTCCACTTTGTTTGAGTGAATCATTGTGAAATTTTGGACGCAGTTCATATTCAATCTTCGTATTTTTTAAAATCAAATCAAGTCTGGCTTCCAAGGGAAGAAAAATTCCTACAAAATCAGCTTTTACATTTTTATCACTTAAAATTTGCAAGGTTTTAACTTCATCTTGAACTAAAACATAAAGCCTTTTTTCATCATCTTTAAATAAATCTTTACGATTTTGTAAGATTTTTAAAAATTGACTTTTAGGAGAATAAAGGCTGGTGTTATTATCCAAAGTTAAAGTGGAGTTCATTAAATAAGCCTTGTAATTGCTGTCTAAATCCAAAATATTTTCCTCATCCCTTAACAAACAAGTTAAAGCATTTGGAGATATTTGTATTTTAAGGCATTTGGATAAAATTTTTTCTGTATTGAGCAGGGCTTGATTTAAATCTAAAAGCATTTGATGGCTTTCTGAAATTTTAAGATTAAAATGATAATTTTCTTTTAAGGTTTTACTTATTAAAACAAATAAAAGAGCAAAAATCACACAAGAAAAAGTGAATTCTAGCAAAGTAAAAGCTTTTTTCATTGAAAATAAACACTATAATTTTGGTCTAAAATTTTTAAACTCTTTAGTTCAAATGCTTCATCTTTTGCTATTTCTTCGCCGATATTTAAGGAATTTAAACCCGAAATTTTGAGTTCATAAATTTTGAAATTTGAATTTTGATTGAGTTTTTCTTCTAAAATATAAAGATTCTCGAGCAATTTTAAGGGCTCGTAATTTTTATAAATTTGCTCATAATACAAAGAAAAACTTGAAAAAATCACAGCTAAAATCACCACAGAAATGATAATTTCTATCAGTGAAAAAGCTTTTTTCATTCAGAGCTTCGGTCTATAGCTTCAATAAAAGCTGCACGCACGGCTTTTTCTTCTAAGGCTTTAATGCCTTTTATCGTTACACCTGCTGGAGAGCAAATATTTTCTTTAATCAAAGCAGGATGCTCATGTTTTAAAAGAGCATTAACACTTTCAAAAAGCCCTTGAGTTAAATTAAGGCTTAAATCCTTTGTCAAACCTTTATAAACCCCTCCTTCAGCAATGCTTTGAGCCACTAAGGCTAAAAAAGCAGGGGCACAACCGCTGATTGCCATTGCAGCATTCATTTGTGAAGAATCACTTAATTCATAAGCCTTACCAAAAGTATTGAGTAAATTGAGAATCTCATCTTTAAATTTTGAATTTTTAAGGATATAAGGGGTTGTGGAGGCTTTGTATCTTGCAGCAATATTTGGCATAATTCTTATAGTGTTTTTTGCCTTGATGCATTCTAATTCTTTAAAATCTGTATTTGCTAAAACAGATATTAAAATTTTAGCCTCACCCTTTAAAATTTGAGCCACATTTTTGAGTGCATAGGGTTTAAAAGCTAAAATAACCACCTTAGATTCTAAATCAAAATCCTCATAAAGCAAGGTTTTAAAGCCTTGCTCTTTTAAAATTTTAAGCTTTGATTTATCGCGTCCAACTATAAAAACTTCATATTTATCACGCAAACCATAAGCTAAAGCACTTGCCATTGCTCCATTTGCAAGTATATACACTTTTGGCATTATTTTTTATCTGTATCCTTTTTATTCATATATTTAGAAATTTTATCTGCCTGAAAAAAGTCTGGATAATTCACTGTGTCTAAAATGACTTGAACCATAAAATTATTGTCTTTATTGATAATAATGGGTGCTAAGAAATTCACAGTTGATTCTTCTATGGTTTCAGCAAGAGCCACTATATTATAAACAACATAATTTGAATTTGGTGTTAATGAGAGCAATTCTTGATAATAAGCCGGTATGTCAAAATCATAATCGGGTCGAATCAAAAAAGGATTGATAAGAACGAAAGAAAAATCTTTTCCATCAAGACTTTTAAGTCTTAAAAAGACCTCATCGATAGTTGAAAATTCCATCTTTTTAGTTTCTTCAAAACCCAAAATAGGACACTTAACCTCTAAGGTTATTTTTTCTTCACTCATTTTTTACTCCTTGTAAATCTTTGATGGGTTATTATATCACAAAGAATAAAATAATCATTTAATTTTTTTAAAAAATTTATTTTGTTTATGAAATTTTATTAAAATTTAACCAAAAAATAATTTAAAATCGTTAAAATTAATATTTTAATTTATTCACAATAAAGGTTATATTTTTATGAAAAAACATATCTTTTTGGCTTTTTGTATAGGAATTTTTCTTGCTGCGTGTAGTGCTAAAGATTCAGAAGAGCTCTATAATTTAAATGCTACGCAGTGGTATAAACAGATCATTAAAGATTTGCAAAATAAAGATTTAGAAAAAGCCGACACTCATTATGGCGGAATGGCAAGTGAGCATGTTGCAGACCCTTTACTTGAAACCATTCTTATTATTTTAGCTCAAGCTCATATGGATGAAGAAGAATACGAACTTGCCGAGTTTTATCTTGATGAATATAATAAAAAATTTGGAAATTCAAGAAATGTTGATTATATACGTTATTTAAAAATCAAAGCTAAATTCGATGCCTTTGCTTTACCAAACCGCAATCAAGCCTTAATGCTTAAGAGTCAAAAGGAGATTGATTCTTTCTTGCAGGATTATCCTCACACTCAATACGAACCCTTAGTCCAAACTATGCTTACTAAATTCAATCTTGCTGTGTTTTATCTTGATGACACTATATCTGATTTGTATCAAAGAATCGGTAAAGAAGAGAGTTATAAAATTTACCAAAAAAGATTAGAAGAGTCTGAATTTTTTGATAAGAGCATTATTGAACCTGAACTTCCTTGGTATAGAAGTATATTTGAAAAATTTTAAGGACAAATAATGGAAATTGAAGAATTAATAGAATACCCCTCTAAACTTCCTGTTTTAGTTGAAGATGAGCTTTTTTTATATCCTCCTATGATTACGCCGATTTTTATCAACGATACTCAAAATATGAGTGCTTTAGAGCTTAGCATTAAAAATGGTTCTATGCTTTTTGTCGCTCCTTCTCAATCCGGAAATGGTAGAAATTTCGATGAAATTTATGATTGTGGTGTGATAGGGGGCATTATGCGTAAGGTGCCTTTACCTGATGGACGCGTAAAAATTCTTTTTCAAGCTTATGCTAAGGGGAGGATTGTTGAAAGAATTTCAAACAAACCTTTAGAAGCAAGAATTGAACTTATTAAAGATGAACCCTTAGATGAAACTAAAAAACACGCTTTGCTCGATGTTTTAAGAGAACATATAAGAGTTTTGGCTAATATAAGTCCTTATTTTTCTCCCGATTTGCTAAGAACAATTGATGAAGAAATGGACGCTTCGAAAATTTGCGATTTGATTTTAAATACGATAAGAATCAAAAAACAAGATGCTTATGAATTTTTCATCTTAACAAATCTTGAGAAAAAACTTTTAAAATTGATTGATTTAATTGTCGATGAAATTGAAGCAAATACAATCAAAAAAGAGATTAAAAACAAGGTGCATTCAAGGATTGACAAGGTTAATAAAGAATATTTTTTAAAAGAACAGCTCAGACAAATTCAAAAAGAACTTGGGAGTGATACTCAAAAAGAAGATGAAATCAAAGAATATTACAAAAAACTAGAACTTAAAAAGAATTTTATGCACGAAGATGCGTATAAAGAAGTTAAAAAGCAAATTGAAAAATTCGAAAGAATTCATCAAGATAATTCTGAAACCTCAATGATACAAACCTACATAGAAACAGCTCTTGATGTGCCTTTTGAAAAAATTTCTAAGAAAAAACTTGACATTAAAGAGGTGAGCAAACAACTCAATCTTGATCATTATGCATTAAACAAACCTAAGGCTCGTATAGAAGAATATTTTGCGGTACGTGAGCTTTTAGAAAAAAGAAAAATTGCCGATAAGGACGGAGCTAAGGTGATTCTCTGCCTTTATGGACCTCCGGGCGTGGGAAAAACTTCTCTTGCAAATTCTGTTGCTAAAGCTTTAAAAAGAGAACTCATACGTATAGCTTTAGGAGGGCTTGAAGATGTTAATGAACTTAGAGGACACAGACGTACTTATATCGGGGCAATGCCCGGACGCATTACGCAGGGACTCATTGAGGCTAAACAAATCAATCCTGTCATAGTCTTAGATGAGATTGATAAATTAAGTCGTAGTTTTAGAGGAGATCCTAGTGCAGTGCTTTTAGAGATTTTAGACCCTGAACAAAATTCTAAATTTAGGGATTATTATCTTAATTTTAACTTAGATTTAAGCAAGGTGATTTTTATCGCTACGGCAAATGATATTAGCAATATCCCAAGTGCTTTAAGAGATAGAATGGAATTTATTGAATTAAGCTCTTACACACCGGGCGAAAAATTCCATATTGCTAAAAAATATCTTATTCCAAGTGAGCTTAAAAAACATGGTTTAAAAGCTACGGAATTTAAACTTGATGATAAGACCTTAGAGCTTATAATCAGTGATTATACTCGAGAATCGGGTGTGAGGAATTTGCGTCGTAAAATTGCACAATTGTGTCGCAAAAGTGCTAAAAAACTCTTGCTTGAAGAATGCAAGAAGGTTGTCATTGATGCTAAAAATTTAAATGACTTTTTAGATAAAAAAGTCTATGAGCCTCAAAAACTTGATTTTAAAGATAAAATAGGACAAGTCAATGGTTTAGCCTGGACTCCTGTGGGCGGAGATGTGCTTAGAATTGAAGCTGTAAAAATTAAGGGCAAAGGAGAACTAACCCTAACCGGAAGTTTAGGTGATGTGATGAAAGAGTCTGCTAAAATCGCTTTTAGCGTCATAAAAGTTCTAATCGATGAAGGTAAAATTAAAATTCCTAAGAAACTGATTTTAGATACAAAAAGCAATGTTTATGACCAATACAATCTTCATATCCACGTCCCTGATGGTGCTACTCCAAAAGATGGTCCAAGTGCAGGCATTACTATTAGCACAGCATTAGCTTCTATTTTTAGTTCTAAAGCTGTAAAAAATGATGTAGCAATGACGGGAGAAATTGATTTGGCTGGGAGAGTTTTACCTATAGGAGGATTAAAAGAAAAACTCATCGCTGCATATAAAGCCGATATAAAAACAGCCTTGATTCCAAAAAAGAATTATGAAAGAGATTTAAAAGACATTCCTAATGAAATTCAAAATGGTATGAAAATCATTCCCGTAGAGCATCTTAGCGAGGTTTTGCAATATGCTTTAGTTTAATACTGATTAAAAAATCAGATATATTTTATCTTCGCATAAAAACAAAGCGATTAAAATTGAGGTAATATTTAGATTATGCGATATTTTTTATATTCGTTGTTTAAAAGCAAAAGAAGTTAAATCAAGAGAATATAAATATATCTAAAAATATTAAATACAAAATTTATGTAATGGCATATTAAAGAATGATAAAAACAAAAATAAGCAATTTATTTATAAAAAAACATTTATATTAATTAAGAATATATTGAATAAAATATAATATTTTGTATTATAAAAACTTGATTAAATCTGAAATAATATTATTTTATTATTTCTATGATTTTAACTATAAAATCCAAAATTTCCCATTATGATTAAGCCAATTTTTATTTTTAAAAGATATAATTTATTTATTAATAATTTTTATTAATTAAGGAGAAAATAATGAAAAAATTAACCAATGATTTTGGAAATTTTGTTGCTGACAATCAAAATTCAATGAGTGCCGGAGCTCAAGGACCTCTTTTAATGCAAGATTATATCTTACTTGAAAAACTCGCCCATCAAAACCGCGAAAGGATTCCGGAAAGAACAGTGCATGCTAAGGGAAGTGCAGCTTATGGAGAGCTTAAAATTACAGCAGATCTTTCTAAATACACCAAAGCAAAAGTTTTGCAAATGGGTGAAGTGACTCCGCTCATACTTCGTTTTTCTACCGTTGCTGGAGAAGCTGGAGCTGCTGATGCTGAAAGAGATGTGAGAGGTTTTGCCATCAAATTTTATACCAAAGAGGGAAATTGGGATTTAGTGGGGAATAATACTCCAACCTTTTTCATTCGCGACGCCTATAAATTTCCTGATTTTATCCACACACAAAAACGCGACCCTAGAACGCATTTAAGAAGCAATAATGCTGCTTGGGATTTTTGGACTCTATGTCCTGAAAGTTTGCATCAAGTTACCATTTTAATGAGCGATAGAGGAATTCCTGCAAGTTATCGCCATATGCACGGATTTGGAAGCCATACTTATAGTCTTATCAATGATAAAAATGAAAGGTTTTGGGTGAAATTTCATTTTAAAACCAAACAAGGGATTAAAAATCTCACAAACGCAGAAGCACAAGCGATCATTGCAAAAGACAGAGAGAGTCATCAAAGAGATTTGGTTGAAGCTATTGATAGAGGAGATTTTCCAAAATGGAAAGTTCAAATTCAAATTTTAGCTGAAAATGAAGGGGATAAACTCGGTTTTAATCCTTTTGATTTAACCAAAATTTGGCCTCATAGTATTGTGCCTCTTATGGATATTGGTGAAATGGTGCTTAATAAAAATGTTGAGAATTATTTCAACGAGGTTGAACAAGCCGCTTTTAGTCCGAGCAATATAGTGCCCGGAATTGGCTTTAGTCCGGATAAAATGCTTCAAGCTAGAATTTTTAGCTATCCTGATGCTCAAAGATATAGGATAGGCACAAACTACCATTTACTTCCTGTTAATCGTGCTAGAAGTGAGGTTAATACCTATAATGTTGCGGGGGCGATGAATTTTGATAGCTATAAAAATGGTAGTGCTTATTATGAACCAAATAGTTATGCACAAAGTCCAAAAGAAGATAAAAGCTATCTTGAGCCGAATTTAAATTTAGAAGGTGATGCCCAAAGATACAAAGCTCTTGATGATGATTTTTACACGCAACCAAGAGCCTTGTTTCATTTAATGAATCAAAACCAAAAAGAACAGCTTTTTAGCAATATCGCTGCTTCTATGGAAGGTGTGGATTCTACAATCATCGATAGGGCTTTAGAACATTTTGAAAAAATTTCGCCTGATTATAAAGAGGGTGTTAAAAAAGCACTTCAAAAATAATTTTTTTCTGCCCAAAAGGGCAGTAAATTAAAGGATGAATAATGGAAATTTTAAGTTTAGAAGAAGAAAAAAGATTTGCAGAACTTTGCAATATGGCATTTGATTTTGCAAGAAATGATGAATGTGAAAATTTAGAAATTATGATTAAAGCGGGATTGAATGTTAATTTAAAAACACAAAAAGGCGACACGCTTTTAATGCTTGCGAGCTATAATAATTCTTTAAAAACAGCTCAAATGCTTTTAGAAAATGGTGCAAGAGTTGATGAAAAAAATGATAGGGGACAAACTCCTTTAGCAGGTGTTTGTTTTAAGGGGCATTTACAAATGTGCGAACTCTTGGTAAAACATGGAGCAAATATCAATGAAAACAATGGCTTAGGGATGACTCCTTATACTTTTGCTATCATGTTTGGACGCAAAGAAGTGGCAGAATTTTTACTCAATCATTCTAAAAAAAGCTTGATGAAAAGAATTGCATTGAAAATTTTAAAAATTTTAAAAAATGACAAAAAAATAGCTAAGAATTTTGATAAAAAATAATAAAACAAAATATTTTAAATATATTTTTTCAATGAAAATCTTTATAAACAATCTTTTTTAAAGTCAATTTTTCAATCTTTGGTTCATTGCTTTTTTGTTTTTAATGATTGTTAATAACTCAGCTATTTTTAATATTTTTTTGTTACCATTTATTCTTATTTTTACATATATTTTTATAAAAAGAATTCTTAAAAAATATAAATAGGAATAAAAATGCAAAAATTTCAAAATTCAAGACAGAATGCTAAGTATATACAAAAGGGTGATAAATATGAAGAACTTGTAGCAAAATATTATAGAGACCAAGGCTACATCGTTTTTAAAAATAGCTTATTAGGGCAGCAAGATGGCGGACTTGATTTGATTGCTTTTCACCAAAATCACACTTTACTCATACAATGCAAAAACTATACTCAAAACACTCAATTTAAACTCAAAAAAGAAAATATGGAAATGATTATAAAGAATCTTGATGAATTTAAGAAAAATCATCTTTTTTATCCCCATTCAAATTATGAGGTTAAATTTATGCTTGTTGTTTCCTCGCCCTGTGTAGAATTTGAAACTTTTAAAGCTTATAATAAAAAACGTATAGAAATTATCGAACTTCCTATTTCAGATAATGGAGAATTCATTGATACAGAAAAAACAAAGAAAAATAAAATTCAAACTTAAATCACTTCAGATTCCATTCAAGCTCATAATTTAAAGGTTTTTACAAGATTTATTTTAATTCTTTAAAATGAAAATATCATCTTTTTTATCAACTTTTATTAAAATTCTAAAATACGTCTAAAATAATGGATTTTTCATATTATATAAATGAAGCAAATTTCAAAAAAACTAAATTTCTAATGATTGCTTTATTGATACATTATATTTTTTAGATTTCAATACAAGTTAAGCTATCAATTTAATTGCCTTTAAAAGCTTTGAATAAAATAAAGCAAAGGGTTTTATAAATAAACTCCTTTTAAGTTTATTTTGTTAGAATTTTAATTTTTGCGGGAATAGCTCAGGGGTAGAGCACAACCTTGCCAAGGTTGGGGTCGCGAGTTCGAATCTCGTTTCCCGCTCCATACTTCTTTCTTTGCCCGGGTGGTGGAATTGGTAGACACAAGGGACTTAAAATCCCTCGGAATTTTTCTTCCGTGCCGGTTCAAGTCCGGCCTCGGGCACCATAACTCAAGGCGACATAGCCAAGCGGTAAGGCATGGGCCTGCAAAGCCTTGATCTCCGGTTCGAATCCGGATGTCGCCTCCAAAGGCAAACTTAAAAATTATACTCGGGAGATGGCTGAGTGGTCGAAAGCGGCGGTCTTGAAAACCGTTGAGGGTCACACCTCCGGGGGTTCGAATCCCTCTCTCCCGGCCACTTTCTTCAATGACAGCTGATTTCATTTTGCTTAAAAAATTTGTTGAAATGACCACGATTTGACTTGACTTGACTTTTTTTTTTTTTTGATATAATGGCTTCTTTTTTAAAAAAATATTTAATGAAAGGGGTTATAAATGGAAACGTATGTTTTATCTTCAAATTTATTCGCATTTTGTCGAAATCGTTGCTGGATTTGCTGGATTTGCGGTGGTGATAAAGCCCATATAGTAGAAACTATTCATCGTTATATAGGGGACTATACACATAATATATTTGAATTGTGCATATGTCAAGGGTGTTATTATAAATATACTTACACAAAAGAGGAAATTAAGGATATTATAAAAAGGGATATTATTAAAGACAGACATGATGATTGTTGTGGTGACAAGTGCATCGAAGATAGAATAATCGATCATTGCTTAAAACAAATAACATACTCCGGTAAAAATATAGAACTCTTCATTTATTTAATTTTCAAAAAACTAGAAAGTTTTAACTATGATTTCAATCCCGAAAAATACCCTTTTGAGAGATTTGTTGATATGATTAAAGAAATAGATTTTAAACGCAATGCACTTTCTAAAGGAAATGATGAATTGTTAAGCTCCTATGGTTTTAACCCTAAAAAAATGTGTGATGAAGAAAAAGCTCTTATTCTCAACCGGTAAGGCAATGAATGATTTTTGTTTTGGATATGGATGGAACCTTGATAGACAGCAATGAAGCAAATTTTCTTTCTTATAAAGATGCCTATGAATCGATTCTTAAAGAAAATTTTACTTTAGAATATAATCATTCAAGATTCACATTTAAAGATTTGAAAAAATATTTTCCCCATTTAACTCCAAAACAAAAACAACAAATCAAAGAAGAAAAGACACGTTTATACGCTCAATATCTCTCATACACAAAAATCAATCAAAATTTACTCAATCATATTTTAAAATTCATCAAAACCCATAAAATCTTTTTATGCACTAATGCTGCAAAACAAAGGGTTGAAATGATTGTAAAATATCATCATTTGGACTTTTTATCGGGAATATATTGCAATGAAAGCGACAATAAATTTTTAAATTTTTTAAAGCATTATAATTTTGATGCCAAAGATATTATTGTTTTTGAAAATGATGACTCACAAATTTCTTGTGCCTTACAAGCGGGTGTCTTAAAACAAAATATTATAAAAATAGGAATGTGCTATGAAACGACTTAAAGAATTTTTTATAGAGGCATGTTATTTTGGCGAAAACGTTAAGGTTAAAGTCTGTTATCATAAAGACTATATAAGTTATGGAGCCAAAGGCAATCCGGACTTTTTGGTTACACTTAAAAATTGGCATAGAGATAAAAAATATAAAGAATTGATTAAAGCAAAAAATGAAGCGAAAAGTTATATCTATGATATTTTAAAACGATTGAAAAAAGCATATACTATATGTGTTGTTCCTAGAAAATATATAGATAAAGATGAAAAGCAAAGTTTTTTTAGAAAAGCTGTAGAAGAAGTTGTCAATGGATTAAGACGCGAGGGCAGTCCTATTATATTTGATGATATATTTGATGATATATTTGATATCGAAGATGAATTACTATTTACACAAGATGTAATATTGATTAATGATATTTATACTAAAAATACTGATATTATAGAAAATTGCGTTTGCAACCTTCTTAGGCGTGAAGCAAGTAGCGTTGGGGTTTATTGTATTGCAAAAACTAAGGAACCTAATTGTTATAAGAGTGATGAGTGTTGTGAAGATCCTTATGAATATAAAAATTTTAAAATAGGCGATGAATTTGATCAAGCAATGCTTGATAAATTAGATTATAGTGGTGATTGTTACTTGGATTATTATTATTATGATGATGAGAGGAAAGATATTATGTGGTTTCGTGATTATACTGCAAATGGTAGATTACAGAGATATATAGATTATTTAAAAGGGTTCAGTGAATTACTTTATGAACTCACAGCTTATGAACTCACAGCAGAAAATGAAGAATATAGAGTATTATTAAAAAGATATATAGAAAAATTAAAACAAAGCCTAAAAAATTTAGAAGAAGAAGATACGAATGCGGTAGATGAAGAACATATAGAATTATTAAGACAAGATATAAAACAAACAAAACGAAAGATAAAACAATTAGAACGTTTTTTTGAAATGATAGATACTTATGTAAAAAATAATAGTCCTAAAGAAAAGAAAGTAAGTTGGGAAGAATATATAGAAAACTTCATAGCTACTGAAGCAGAAAAATATAAAAATAATAAACCTACTAGAGAAGATGATGACAGCGATTTACCTTTTTAATGAAATTAAATCAATCAATACACAAAAGGAGTTAAAATGGAAGAATTAAAATCATTCGATATAGAAACAAATGGTTTTTTAAGGAAAGAAAGTGTCTGTGGCTGGTACCATAGAGACTATACAAACTATAAGCTTGAAGGCAATCCGGACTTTTTGGTTACACTTAAAAACACAAGTTTTCAAGACGGACAACCTCATCAGAATGAAGAGACGTTAAATCGAGCAAAAGATGAAGCGAAAAGTTATATCTATGATATTTTAAAACGATTAGAAAAAACATATACTATATGTGTTGTTCCTCGATCAAAAGCAAATTTTACAGAAAAGCAGCTCTATTTTAGAAAAGCGGTAAAAGAAGTTGTCAATGAATTAAGACGCGAGGGCAGTCCTATTATAGATGGGACGGATTTTATTCAAAGGCATACAAATACCAGAACAACTCATTTAAGCAAAAAAGGATTTGACAAAGAAGGAAAAATGCCTTATGTGGGAATTACCTTAGAGACTTGCGATATTGATGATAGAGTAAAAGGTTGTGATATAATTTTAATTGACGATATTTATACTAAAACTGCTAATGTTATAGAAGATTGCGTTCAAGCTCTTTTTGATAAGGGAGCAAAAAGAGTTG
Encoded here:
- a CDS encoding restriction endonuclease, which codes for MQKFQNSRQNAKYIQKGDKYEELVAKYYRDQGYIVFKNSLLGQQDGGLDLIAFHQNHTLLIQCKNYTQNTQFKLKKENMEMIIKNLDEFKKNHLFYPHSNYEVKFMLVVSSPCVEFETFKAYNKKRIEIIELPISDNGEFIDTEKTKKNKIQT
- a CDS encoding HAD family hydrolase; amino-acid sequence: MIFVLDMDGTLIDSNEANFLSYKDAYESILKENFTLEYNHSRFTFKDLKKYFPHLTPKQKQQIKEEKTRLYAQYLSYTKINQNLLNHILKFIKTHKIFLCTNAAKQRVEMIVKYHHLDFLSGIYCNESDNKFLNFLKHYNFDAKDIIVFENDDSQISCALQAGVLKQNIIKIGMCYETT